The following are encoded together in the Mycteria americana isolate JAX WOST 10 ecotype Jacksonville Zoo and Gardens chromosome 2, USCA_MyAme_1.0, whole genome shotgun sequence genome:
- the EEF1D gene encoding elongation factor 1-delta isoform X1: MAVDYFLHEKIWFEKYKYDDAERRFYEQMNGPVSSSSHQQENGASTILRDIARARENIQKSLAGQKTVPRSKEAPSARHKRQSGRSTSASTTSSGPAGDQNELLSRISHLEVENQNLRSVVADLQMAIFKLESRLNALEKSSTSHQPSPVPPTQKVEPFSVPSKKVELPPASPAKKVEPAAAEEDDDDDIDLFGSDDEEEDQEAAKVREERLRQYAEKKAKKPGLIAKSSILLDVKPWDDETDMAKMEECVRSIHMDGLVWGASKLVPVGYGIKKLQIQCVVEDDKVGTDILEEEITKFEDYVQSVDIAAFNKI; this comes from the exons atggcAGTTGACTACTTTTTGCATGAGAAGATCTGGTTTGAGAAATACAAGTATGACGATGCTGAGAGAAGATTCTATGAGCAGATGAACGGGCCAGTTAGCAGCTCTTCACACCAGCAG GAGAACGGAGCCAGCACGATCCTACGCGACATTGCCAGAGCCAGGGAGAATATCCAGAAATCGCTGGCCGGA CAGAAGACAGTTCCTCGTAGCAAAGAAGCTCCTTCTGCCCGTCACAAGAGGCAGTCAGGCCGCTCAACT AGTGCAAGCACAACCTCTTCTGGGCCTGCTGGTGACCAAAATGAACTCCTTTCCAGAATTTCTCACCTGGAGGTAGAAAATCAAAACCTTCGCAGTG TTGTTGCAGACCTTCAGATGGCCATCTTCAAGTTGGAAAGCCGCCTGAATGCTCTGGAAAAGTCATCTACCTCCCACCAGCCCTCACCGGTTCCTCCAACCCAG AAAGTGGAACCATTCAGCGTTCCCTCCAAGAAAGTGGAACTCCCACCTGCTTCACCAGCAAAGAAAGTTGaaccagctgctgcagaggaagatgaCGATGACGACATTGACCTTTTTGGTAGtgatgatgaagaggaagacCAAGAGGCTGCCAAAGTCCGAGAGGAGAGACTGCGTCAGTATGCAGAGAAGAAGGCCAAGAAACCGGGTCTTATTGCCAAGTCTTCTATCCTTCTGGATGTGAAGCCA TGGGATGATGAGACTGACATGGCGAAGATGGAGGAGTGCGTCCGGTCCATCCACATGGATGGACTGGTGTGGGGAGCTTCCAAGCTGGTCCCAGTAGGCTATGGCATTAAGAAGCTCCAAATCCAGTGCGTAGTGGAGGATGACAAAGTCGGGACGGACATCCTGGAGGAGGAGATCACCAAGTTTGAAGACTAC gTGCAGAGCGTTGACATTGCTGCTTTCAACAAGATCTAG
- the EEF1D gene encoding elongation factor 1-delta isoform X3: protein MAVDYFLHEKIWFEKYKYDDAERRFYEQMNGPVSSSSHQQSASTTSSGPAGDQNELLSRISHLEVENQNLRSVVADLQMAIFKLESRLNALEKSSTSHQPSPVPPTQKVEPFSVPSKKVELPPASPAKKVEPAAAEEDDDDDIDLFGSDDEEEDQEAAKVREERLRQYAEKKAKKPGLIAKSSILLDVKPWDDETDMAKMEECVRSIHMDGLVWGASKLVPVGYGIKKLQIQCVVEDDKVGTDILEEEITKFEDYVQSVDIAAFNKI from the exons atggcAGTTGACTACTTTTTGCATGAGAAGATCTGGTTTGAGAAATACAAGTATGACGATGCTGAGAGAAGATTCTATGAGCAGATGAACGGGCCAGTTAGCAGCTCTTCACACCAGCAG AGTGCAAGCACAACCTCTTCTGGGCCTGCTGGTGACCAAAATGAACTCCTTTCCAGAATTTCTCACCTGGAGGTAGAAAATCAAAACCTTCGCAGTG TTGTTGCAGACCTTCAGATGGCCATCTTCAAGTTGGAAAGCCGCCTGAATGCTCTGGAAAAGTCATCTACCTCCCACCAGCCCTCACCGGTTCCTCCAACCCAG AAAGTGGAACCATTCAGCGTTCCCTCCAAGAAAGTGGAACTCCCACCTGCTTCACCAGCAAAGAAAGTTGaaccagctgctgcagaggaagatgaCGATGACGACATTGACCTTTTTGGTAGtgatgatgaagaggaagacCAAGAGGCTGCCAAAGTCCGAGAGGAGAGACTGCGTCAGTATGCAGAGAAGAAGGCCAAGAAACCGGGTCTTATTGCCAAGTCTTCTATCCTTCTGGATGTGAAGCCA TGGGATGATGAGACTGACATGGCGAAGATGGAGGAGTGCGTCCGGTCCATCCACATGGATGGACTGGTGTGGGGAGCTTCCAAGCTGGTCCCAGTAGGCTATGGCATTAAGAAGCTCCAAATCCAGTGCGTAGTGGAGGATGACAAAGTCGGGACGGACATCCTGGAGGAGGAGATCACCAAGTTTGAAGACTAC gTGCAGAGCGTTGACATTGCTGCTTTCAACAAGATCTAG
- the EEF1D gene encoding elongation factor 1-delta isoform X2 yields the protein MAVDYFLHEKIWFEKYKYDDAERRFYEQMNGPVSSSSHQQENGASTILRDIARARENIQKSLAGSASTTSSGPAGDQNELLSRISHLEVENQNLRSVVADLQMAIFKLESRLNALEKSSTSHQPSPVPPTQKVEPFSVPSKKVELPPASPAKKVEPAAAEEDDDDDIDLFGSDDEEEDQEAAKVREERLRQYAEKKAKKPGLIAKSSILLDVKPWDDETDMAKMEECVRSIHMDGLVWGASKLVPVGYGIKKLQIQCVVEDDKVGTDILEEEITKFEDYVQSVDIAAFNKI from the exons atggcAGTTGACTACTTTTTGCATGAGAAGATCTGGTTTGAGAAATACAAGTATGACGATGCTGAGAGAAGATTCTATGAGCAGATGAACGGGCCAGTTAGCAGCTCTTCACACCAGCAG GAGAACGGAGCCAGCACGATCCTACGCGACATTGCCAGAGCCAGGGAGAATATCCAGAAATCGCTGGCCGGA AGTGCAAGCACAACCTCTTCTGGGCCTGCTGGTGACCAAAATGAACTCCTTTCCAGAATTTCTCACCTGGAGGTAGAAAATCAAAACCTTCGCAGTG TTGTTGCAGACCTTCAGATGGCCATCTTCAAGTTGGAAAGCCGCCTGAATGCTCTGGAAAAGTCATCTACCTCCCACCAGCCCTCACCGGTTCCTCCAACCCAG AAAGTGGAACCATTCAGCGTTCCCTCCAAGAAAGTGGAACTCCCACCTGCTTCACCAGCAAAGAAAGTTGaaccagctgctgcagaggaagatgaCGATGACGACATTGACCTTTTTGGTAGtgatgatgaagaggaagacCAAGAGGCTGCCAAAGTCCGAGAGGAGAGACTGCGTCAGTATGCAGAGAAGAAGGCCAAGAAACCGGGTCTTATTGCCAAGTCTTCTATCCTTCTGGATGTGAAGCCA TGGGATGATGAGACTGACATGGCGAAGATGGAGGAGTGCGTCCGGTCCATCCACATGGATGGACTGGTGTGGGGAGCTTCCAAGCTGGTCCCAGTAGGCTATGGCATTAAGAAGCTCCAAATCCAGTGCGTAGTGGAGGATGACAAAGTCGGGACGGACATCCTGGAGGAGGAGATCACCAAGTTTGAAGACTAC gTGCAGAGCGTTGACATTGCTGCTTTCAACAAGATCTAG